In Prosthecomicrobium sp. N25, one DNA window encodes the following:
- a CDS encoding lysophospholipid acyltransferase family protein has protein sequence MPATDLSLRLRNRLEAIGLDAAGSLFRSMDVDRASALGGRLWRRFAPLSRRHARALVNLQIAFPELDAYARRAIALDMWENLGRVLAESFHMPAIAADASRIDTTRGAILETVRASGRGAVLASLHTGNWELGAQVAMRFGLSPAGVYQTVRNPHVEALFRTLRAAWYPAGLHARQRDGAQTAMKLIGIVRRGGTIAIMGDLRDAAGVEVPFFGRPTWATPFPAMVARALDVPLVAARMIRTGGVRFDIDAVEVAVPRSDDREGDIRAGTAALQATYEGWIREYPGQWFWIHRKWAPPGDRAR, from the coding sequence GTGCCGGCGACGGATCTCTCTCTTCGACTGCGGAACCGCCTGGAGGCGATCGGTCTGGACGCGGCCGGGTCGCTGTTCCGCTCGATGGACGTCGACCGCGCCTCCGCCCTCGGCGGACGCCTGTGGCGCCGCTTCGCGCCCCTGTCGCGCCGGCACGCGCGCGCCCTGGTCAACCTGCAGATCGCCTTCCCCGAGCTCGACGCCTACGCGCGCCGGGCGATCGCGCTCGACATGTGGGAAAACCTCGGTCGCGTACTGGCGGAGAGCTTCCACATGCCGGCGATCGCGGCGGACGCGAGCCGGATCGACACCACCCGCGGTGCGATCCTGGAAACCGTGCGGGCGAGCGGCCGCGGGGCCGTGCTGGCGTCGCTGCACACCGGCAACTGGGAGCTCGGCGCCCAGGTGGCGATGCGCTTCGGGCTGTCGCCGGCGGGGGTCTACCAGACCGTGCGCAACCCGCATGTGGAGGCGCTGTTCCGCACGCTCCGCGCGGCCTGGTATCCGGCCGGCCTGCACGCGCGCCAGCGGGACGGCGCCCAGACCGCCATGAAGCTTATCGGCATCGTCAGGCGCGGCGGAACGATCGCCATCATGGGGGACCTTCGCGACGCCGCCGGGGTCGAGGTGCCGTTCTTCGGCCGGCCGACCTGGGCGACGCCGTTCCCGGCCATGGTGGCCCGCGCCCTGGACGTGCCGCTGGTCGCGGCCCGCATGATCCGGACCGGAGGCGTCCGCTTCGACATCGACGCCGTCGAGGTCGCGGTGCCGCGATCGGACGACCGCGAGGGGGACATCCGGGCCGGGACGGCGGCGCTGCAGGCGACCTACGAGGGCTGGATCCGCGAGTATCCGGGACAGTGGTTCTGGATCCACCGCAAGTGGGCGCCGCCAGGCGATCGGGCCCGCTGA
- a CDS encoding extracellular solute-binding protein, which translates to MVADVPAADRFPLPALVRRVAAALVLALSPGAAGAAPAHAIAMHGEPLYPAGFEGFRYARPDAPKGGRITYGVFGSFDSLNPFIIKGQPARGLRDGGQENFVYESMMVRGQDEAFTLYCLVCETVETPEDRAWVEFRIRPQARFSDGKAIEAADVVHSFELLRDEGRPNAAQAYKKVARVETPDPRTVRFVFEDASDKELALIMGLMPILPKHLMSREDFAKTSLAPPVGSGPYKIAAVDPGNRLTLKRDPNYWARDLAVKRGFDNFDEIRFDYYRDQNALFEAFKAGLIDVYPESDPSRWTTGYDFPAVTDGRIVKETFETGLPRGMYGFVFNTRRPVFADVRVREALARLFDFEWANKNLFFDLYRRTASYFEGSELSSVGRPASEAERKLLAAVGASVRPDILEGTWRPASTDGSGRDRAALKAAFDQLAAAGWKLDKGVMRNAQTGQPLAFEIIFQTRDQERIALLYQRTLKQIGIEAAVRTLDSPQYQRRRTSFDFDMTLWIWGASLSPGNEQLHRWSVAAADIDGSFNLPGARNPAHDALIAAMLAAKSRDDFVDAVRAFDRVLISGFYAVPLYHQPNVWLARWTRIERPSTTSLWGPVIAAWWVKPGS; encoded by the coding sequence ATGGTCGCCGACGTCCCTGCCGCAGACCGATTCCCTCTCCCAGCCCTCGTCCGCCGCGTCGCCGCCGCGCTCGTGCTCGCCCTCTCGCCCGGCGCCGCCGGCGCGGCCCCCGCCCACGCCATCGCGATGCACGGGGAGCCCCTCTACCCGGCCGGTTTCGAGGGATTCCGCTATGCCCGGCCGGACGCGCCGAAGGGCGGGCGGATCACGTACGGCGTCTTCGGCTCCTTCGACAGCCTGAACCCGTTCATCATCAAGGGGCAGCCGGCCCGCGGCCTGCGCGACGGCGGGCAGGAGAACTTCGTCTACGAGAGCATGATGGTGCGGGGCCAGGACGAGGCCTTCACGCTCTACTGCCTCGTCTGCGAGACGGTCGAGACCCCGGAGGACCGGGCCTGGGTCGAGTTCAGGATCCGCCCGCAGGCGCGATTCTCGGACGGCAAGGCGATCGAGGCGGCGGACGTCGTCCACTCCTTCGAGCTCCTGCGCGACGAGGGCCGGCCCAACGCCGCGCAAGCCTACAAGAAGGTCGCCCGGGTCGAGACGCCGGACCCGCGGACGGTGCGCTTCGTCTTCGAGGACGCGAGCGACAAGGAACTCGCCCTGATCATGGGGCTGATGCCGATCCTGCCGAAGCACCTGATGAGCCGGGAGGACTTCGCGAAGACGTCCCTCGCCCCTCCGGTCGGCAGCGGGCCCTACAAGATCGCCGCCGTCGACCCGGGCAACCGGCTGACCCTGAAGCGCGACCCGAACTACTGGGCCCGCGACCTCGCGGTGAAGCGCGGCTTCGACAATTTCGACGAGATCCGATTCGACTACTACCGGGACCAGAACGCCCTCTTCGAGGCCTTCAAGGCCGGGCTGATCGACGTCTACCCGGAGAGCGATCCGAGCCGCTGGACGACCGGCTACGACTTCCCGGCCGTCACCGACGGGCGCATCGTCAAGGAGACCTTCGAGACGGGCCTGCCGCGCGGCATGTACGGCTTCGTCTTCAACACCCGCAGGCCGGTCTTCGCGGATGTCCGGGTGCGGGAGGCGCTGGCGCGCCTGTTCGACTTCGAATGGGCGAACAAGAACCTCTTCTTCGATCTCTACCGGCGCACGGCGAGCTATTTCGAGGGATCGGAGCTCTCCTCCGTCGGGCGTCCGGCGAGCGAGGCGGAGCGCAAGCTCCTGGCCGCGGTCGGCGCCTCGGTCCGGCCCGACATCCTGGAGGGAACGTGGCGGCCGGCCTCGACGGACGGCTCAGGCCGCGACCGGGCGGCGCTGAAGGCGGCCTTCGACCAGCTCGCCGCCGCCGGGTGGAAGCTCGACAAGGGCGTCATGCGCAACGCGCAGACGGGCCAGCCGCTCGCCTTCGAGATCATCTTCCAGACGCGCGACCAGGAGCGGATCGCCCTCCTCTACCAGCGCACCCTGAAGCAGATCGGCATCGAGGCGGCGGTGCGCACTCTCGACAGCCCGCAATACCAGCGGCGGCGCACGTCCTTCGACTTCGACATGACGCTCTGGATCTGGGGCGCCTCGCTGTCGCCCGGCAACGAGCAGCTCCACCGCTGGAGCGTCGCGGCGGCCGACATCGACGGGTCGTTCAACCTCCCGGGCGCCCGCAACCCGGCGCATGACGCGCTGATCGCCGCCATGCTGGCTGCGAAGTCCCGGGACGACTTCGTGGATGCGGTCAGGGCCTTCGACCGGGTGCTGATCTCCGGCTTCTACGCGGTTCCTCTGTACCATCAGCCGAATGTGTGGCTGGCGCGCTGGACCCGAATCGAGCGACCTTCCACAACGTCGCTCTGGGGGCCGGTGATCGCGGCCTGGTGGGTGAAGCCGGGGAGCTGA
- a CDS encoding diguanylate cyclase, which translates to MTHRGRVLVIEEGSCGTTAPLWDSMRGQGFDVSFAPIGDSGRAVGRTGRPDVVLLNLVAAAEAGERERYLDAAARLAMGSGARRVPVIAVGDPGEPGRPLGISDVLPAPFSGSRLASRIGMVRRLAVMQSELRRRVETAAEFGVDSPEVAIPPADSDANVLVIGFGRHYLAVENALARQAVVIGAFSRATAVDYLSRRAFDAIVVDMRAEKAIECIAELRADPTLFSLPVVALVEDRDLGAYDRLVEAGANEIVAASEIEADLPRRTAAVAAEYRFREALRSVYARGRHLVTSDSLTGLYGRGFLMAHLARSLAEARQSGEPLSVVGLEVGELRAVNRAHGYAAGDHLLRQIGLTIARLVRGEDLSARVAGGRFALILPGTAVEEAEGAMRRLTAVLRRTRFSLPGAVGAIETDPDARAVEGRGTDPEAVLARAFGHDPVDGRGGGRQEGPAAL; encoded by the coding sequence ATGACCCATCGCGGCCGCGTCCTCGTCATCGAAGAAGGGTCTTGCGGCACGACGGCCCCCCTGTGGGACAGCATGCGGGGCCAGGGCTTCGACGTCTCCTTCGCGCCGATCGGCGATTCGGGACGGGCCGTGGGGCGTACGGGCCGGCCGGACGTGGTCCTGCTCAACCTCGTGGCGGCGGCCGAGGCGGGCGAGCGGGAGCGCTACCTGGACGCGGCGGCGCGCCTCGCCATGGGGAGCGGGGCGCGGCGGGTGCCGGTGATTGCGGTCGGCGACCCCGGCGAGCCGGGCCGGCCGCTCGGTATCAGCGACGTCCTTCCCGCCCCCTTCTCGGGCAGCCGGCTCGCCAGCCGGATCGGCATGGTGCGTCGGCTCGCGGTCATGCAGAGCGAACTGCGCCGCCGGGTCGAGACCGCCGCCGAGTTCGGAGTCGACTCGCCCGAGGTCGCGATTCCCCCGGCCGATTCCGACGCGAACGTGCTGGTGATCGGCTTTGGGCGGCACTACCTCGCGGTCGAGAACGCGCTCGCCAGGCAGGCCGTGGTGATCGGCGCCTTCAGCCGGGCGACGGCGGTCGACTACCTGTCGCGGCGTGCGTTCGACGCCATCGTGGTCGACATGCGGGCGGAAAAGGCGATCGAGTGCATCGCCGAGCTGCGCGCCGACCCGACCCTGTTCTCCCTGCCGGTGGTGGCGCTCGTGGAGGACCGCGATCTCGGGGCCTATGACCGGCTCGTGGAAGCCGGAGCCAACGAGATCGTCGCCGCGTCGGAGATCGAGGCCGACCTGCCGAGGCGGACGGCCGCGGTCGCCGCCGAGTACCGGTTCCGCGAAGCCCTTCGCAGCGTCTATGCGCGTGGGCGCCACCTCGTGACCAGCGACAGCCTGACCGGGCTCTACGGCCGCGGCTTCCTCATGGCCCACCTCGCCCGGAGCCTCGCGGAGGCGCGGCAGTCCGGCGAGCCGCTGTCCGTCGTCGGACTGGAGGTCGGCGAGCTCCGGGCGGTCAACCGCGCGCACGGCTACGCAGCCGGGGACCACCTCCTACGCCAGATCGGCCTGACCATCGCCAGGCTCGTCCGCGGCGAGGACCTTTCGGCCCGTGTCGCGGGCGGGCGCTTCGCGCTGATCCTGCCGGGGACGGCGGTCGAGGAGGCGGAAGGCGCCATGCGACGCCTGACGGCCGTCCTGCGCCGGACGCGGTTTTCGCTGCCGGGGGCGGTCGGCGCGATCGAGACGGACCCGGACGCCCGCGCGGTCGAGGGCCGCGGGACGGATCCGGAGGCGGTGCTGGCGCGTGCCTTCGGGCACGACCCCGTGGACGGGCGCGGCGGCGGTCGCCAGGAAGGGCCCGCCGCCCTATAG
- the hspQ gene encoding heat shock protein HspQ, whose protein sequence is MDKIPTAKFRIGQVVRHRVYPFRGVVFDVDPVFNNTEEWWLAIPEDVRPRKDQPFYHLYAENAETEYVAYVSEQNLVADESGEPLRHPQIEEAFVEDDNGDLHARERRMN, encoded by the coding sequence ATGGACAAGATCCCGACAGCCAAGTTCAGGATCGGTCAGGTCGTTCGACACCGCGTCTATCCGTTCAGGGGCGTCGTTTTCGACGTCGATCCCGTGTTCAACAATACGGAAGAGTGGTGGCTCGCGATCCCGGAGGATGTCCGGCCGCGGAAGGATCAGCCCTTCTACCACCTCTATGCCGAGAACGCGGAAACCGAATACGTGGCCTACGTCTCGGAGCAGAACCTGGTCGCCGACGAATCGGGCGAGCCCCTGCGCCATCCGCAGATCGAAGAGGCCTTCGTGGAGGACGACAACGGCGACCTCCACGCCCGCGAGCGCCGGATGAACTGA
- a CDS encoding HpcH/HpaI aldolase/citrate lyase family protein has translation MKTPRAFFKPLAIGAPEPYRELPVRLERMIHFVPPHNEKVRAKVPELVRQVDVVLGNLEDAIPADQKIAARRGFIRMAQEVDYGSTGLWTRVNCLNSPWLLDDMTEIVAEAGDKLDVVMLPKVEGPWDIHYLDQLLAQLEARHSVKKPILIHAILETAEGVKNVEAIATASPRMHGMSLGPADLAASRGMKTTRVGGGHPDYVVLADAKGDAPRAGYQQDLWHYTVAKMVDACQSAGIKAFYGPFGDFSDPAACEAQFRNAFLMGCLGAWSLHPTQIDIAKRVFSPDPAEVAFARKILDAMPDGTGAVMIDGKMQDDATWKQAKVIVDLARIVAAKDPILAAVYGL, from the coding sequence ATGAAGACCCCTCGCGCCTTCTTCAAGCCCCTCGCCATCGGTGCGCCGGAGCCCTATCGCGAGCTGCCGGTCCGGCTCGAGCGGATGATCCACTTCGTGCCGCCGCACAACGAGAAGGTCCGCGCCAAGGTGCCGGAGCTCGTCCGGCAGGTCGACGTCGTGCTCGGCAACCTGGAGGACGCGATCCCGGCCGACCAGAAGATCGCGGCGCGGCGCGGCTTCATCCGCATGGCGCAGGAGGTCGACTACGGGTCGACGGGGCTGTGGACGCGTGTCAACTGCCTGAACTCGCCCTGGCTCCTCGACGACATGACCGAGATCGTCGCCGAGGCCGGCGACAAGCTCGACGTCGTCATGCTGCCGAAGGTGGAGGGGCCCTGGGACATCCACTACCTCGACCAGCTTCTCGCGCAGCTCGAGGCGCGGCATAGCGTCAAGAAGCCGATCCTGATCCACGCCATCCTGGAGACCGCCGAGGGCGTCAAGAACGTCGAGGCGATCGCCACGGCCTCGCCGCGCATGCACGGCATGAGCCTCGGCCCGGCCGACCTCGCGGCCTCGCGCGGGATGAAGACGACGCGCGTCGGCGGCGGGCATCCGGACTACGTGGTGCTCGCGGACGCCAAGGGCGACGCGCCGCGGGCGGGCTACCAGCAGGACCTCTGGCACTACACGGTGGCCAAGATGGTGGACGCCTGCCAGTCGGCAGGCATCAAGGCCTTCTACGGGCCCTTCGGCGACTTCTCCGACCCGGCCGCCTGCGAGGCGCAGTTCCGCAACGCCTTCCTGATGGGCTGCCTCGGCGCCTGGTCGCTTCACCCGACGCAGATCGACATCGCCAAGCGGGTCTTCTCGCCCGATCCGGCCGAGGTCGCCTTTGCCAGGAAGATCCTCGACGCCATGCCGGACGGCACCGGAGCGGTGATGATCGACGGCAAGATGCAGGACGACGCCACCTGGAAACAGGCCAAGGTGATCGTCGACCTGGCACGCATCGTCGCCGCCAAGGACCCCATCCTCGCCGCCGTGTACGGACTTTGA
- a CDS encoding DsbA family oxidoreductase, whose protein sequence is MTTLTLDVVVDVVCPWCYVGKRRLEKAMAATPDIDYVVRYRPFQLDPGIPPQGLERRAYITAKLGGADRVATAHARLAEIGAADGIPFRFEAITVAPNTLDAHRVIRWAAEAEVQADVTERLFRTYFVEGGDIGDRATLARVAQDAGMAGAEVRQWLDTEEDLDSVRAEIEQAARMGITGVPCTLIERKYAVTGAQDAAVLAEAFREIAEEKRFGAKS, encoded by the coding sequence ATGACCACGCTCACGCTCGACGTCGTCGTCGACGTCGTCTGCCCCTGGTGCTACGTCGGCAAGCGCCGGCTCGAGAAGGCGATGGCGGCGACGCCGGACATCGACTACGTCGTCCGCTACCGCCCCTTCCAGCTCGATCCCGGCATCCCGCCGCAAGGTCTCGAGCGGCGGGCCTACATCACCGCGAAGCTCGGCGGCGCGGACCGGGTCGCCACCGCGCATGCGCGGCTCGCCGAGATCGGCGCGGCGGACGGGATCCCGTTCCGCTTCGAGGCCATCACGGTCGCGCCCAACACGCTCGACGCCCACCGGGTCATCCGCTGGGCGGCGGAGGCGGAGGTCCAGGCGGATGTGACGGAGCGGCTTTTCAGGACCTACTTCGTGGAGGGCGGCGACATCGGCGACCGCGCCACCCTCGCCCGCGTCGCCCAGGACGCCGGCATGGCGGGCGCGGAGGTGCGCCAATGGCTCGACACCGAGGAGGACCTCGACAGCGTCCGCGCCGAGATCGAGCAGGCGGCCCGCATGGGGATCACGGGCGTCCCCTGCACGCTGATCGAGAGAAAATACGCGGTGACCGGCGCCCAGGACGCGGCCGTGCTGGCGGAAGCCTTCCGGGAGATCGCCGAGGAAAAGCGCTTCGGCGCCAAGAGCTGA
- a CDS encoding ChbG/HpnK family deacetylase, with amino-acid sequence MNSNRNIVLCADDYGLSRGVDAAVLDLVDRGRLSAVSCMVAGRSLKETAGDLAALADRTEIGLHLTLTDLPPLGPMPGLLARGRPDIGGLIRRSHARALQYPEIEAEVRRQIAGFEEIFGRSPDFVDGHQHVHVLPVIRRALLDQVRTGRLPATTWLRSCAEPLREIRRRGIEVAKAGFIAVLSRGLAEGAVRAGARANDSFRGVTNFRPDPSVRAAFKAFLTGPGERPVVMCHPGRAGWDWDPTDLIPDARQREYAYLASDAFPEDLAEAGARLGRMA; translated from the coding sequence ATGAATTCCAACAGAAACATCGTGCTCTGCGCCGACGACTACGGGCTTTCCCGGGGCGTCGACGCCGCCGTCCTGGACCTCGTCGACCGGGGCCGACTGTCGGCGGTCAGCTGCATGGTCGCCGGCCGCAGCCTGAAAGAGACGGCGGGCGACCTCGCCGCGCTGGCGGACAGGACGGAGATCGGCCTGCACCTGACCCTGACGGACCTGCCGCCGCTCGGGCCCATGCCGGGGCTCCTCGCCCGCGGCCGGCCGGACATCGGCGGCCTGATCCGGAGGTCTCATGCACGGGCTCTGCAGTACCCGGAGATCGAGGCCGAGGTACGGCGGCAGATCGCCGGATTCGAGGAGATTTTCGGCCGTTCGCCGGACTTCGTCGACGGCCACCAGCACGTCCACGTCCTGCCGGTCATCCGGCGCGCGCTCCTCGATCAGGTTCGCACCGGACGGCTGCCTGCGACGACCTGGCTCAGGTCCTGCGCCGAGCCCCTCCGCGAGATCCGCCGCCGCGGCATCGAGGTCGCCAAGGCCGGGTTCATCGCGGTCCTGTCGCGCGGCCTCGCCGAGGGGGCGGTCCGCGCCGGCGCCCGCGCCAACGACAGCTTCCGCGGCGTGACGAACTTCCGCCCCGACCCGTCGGTCCGCGCCGCGTTCAAGGCCTTCCTGACCGGCCCCGGCGAACGCCCGGTCGTCATGTGCCATCCAGGCCGCGCCGGCTGGGACTGGGACCCGACCGACCTGATCCCGGACGCCCGCCAGCGCGAATACGCCTACCTCGCCAGCGACGCCTTCCCGGAAGACCTGGCCGAAGCCGGCGCCCGCCTCGGGCGGATGGCGTAG
- a CDS encoding class I adenylate-forming enzyme family protein: protein MIVVSEERSAAHLASGVWGRVTLDQILKKNAQTAPDRIAVADFSDRPAWTPGPVEALTYRVLDARIEAIAGFFSGLGLQTDAVIGLQLPPTADSVAIFFGALRAGLVVAPLPLALREAEVAERMKSLGAKAMATVAETAGERHGERLRAVAAELFQIRFVFGAGAEVPDGLIPLERLYAEMDAVGPAPDPQRRGNAADHCATVSFVTEPREDGVATVPVPRSHNHWIATGLMTLLEAQVETGAVIVSPFAPAGLIGIGAGLMPWLLAAGTLVTGMPGSAERIAEEATTHGARHVLAPARFARRVAERLEAHRVDATVLVIGSDTTADQPLPRGYRAVDVVTLAERAVVARRRRDATRPVTLPVGRIGAPSDTSIGPTLVETRLIPATKPGGGEAKADKGEIALRGAMVPDGLWQKAERPMLREKAAEGDGWVRTGLGATLTAEDPTRFVLAARTADIGGRGALDIDLGLLDRIFLAAGDLIDAAAIPIQRPDGSERIAAAVVPRPGSRFDRAGYLADLAGLSLGLHRMPVEVFTVPAIARAPSGRVLRAGMASRLAPAG, encoded by the coding sequence ATGATCGTCGTCTCGGAGGAGCGGAGCGCCGCACACCTGGCGTCCGGCGTCTGGGGGCGGGTGACCCTCGACCAGATCCTCAAGAAGAATGCCCAGACAGCGCCGGATCGGATCGCGGTCGCCGACTTCTCCGACCGGCCGGCCTGGACCCCGGGGCCCGTGGAGGCCCTGACCTACCGGGTGCTCGACGCCAGGATCGAGGCGATCGCGGGCTTCTTCTCGGGGCTGGGGCTGCAGACCGACGCGGTGATCGGGCTGCAATTGCCGCCGACCGCGGATTCGGTGGCGATCTTCTTCGGCGCGCTGCGCGCGGGCCTCGTCGTCGCGCCCCTGCCGCTGGCGCTGCGCGAGGCCGAGGTCGCCGAGCGCATGAAGTCGCTCGGCGCCAAGGCCATGGCGACAGTGGCGGAGACCGCCGGCGAGCGGCACGGCGAGCGCTTGCGCGCGGTGGCGGCCGAACTCTTCCAGATCCGCTTCGTCTTCGGCGCGGGCGCCGAGGTGCCGGACGGACTGATCCCGCTCGAGCGGCTCTATGCGGAGATGGACGCGGTCGGACCGGCGCCCGACCCGCAGCGGCGCGGCAACGCGGCCGACCATTGCGCGACCGTGTCGTTCGTCACCGAGCCGCGGGAGGACGGGGTCGCCACGGTGCCGGTGCCCCGCTCGCACAATCACTGGATCGCGACCGGCCTGATGACCCTCCTGGAGGCACAGGTCGAGACGGGGGCGGTCATCGTCTCGCCCTTCGCGCCTGCCGGGCTGATCGGTATCGGGGCGGGCCTCATGCCCTGGCTGCTCGCGGCCGGGACCCTCGTCACCGGCATGCCGGGGTCGGCCGAGCGCATCGCCGAGGAGGCCACCACGCACGGGGCACGGCACGTGCTGGCGCCGGCCCGCTTCGCCCGGCGCGTGGCCGAACGGCTGGAGGCTCACCGGGTCGACGCGACGGTGCTCGTCATCGGCTCCGACACCACCGCGGACCAGCCGCTCCCGCGCGGATACCGGGCCGTCGACGTCGTGACCCTGGCGGAGCGCGCCGTGGTAGCCCGTCGCCGCCGGGACGCGACCCGGCCCGTCACCCTGCCCGTCGGGCGGATCGGCGCGCCTTCGGACACGAGCATCGGCCCGACGCTGGTCGAGACGCGGCTCATCCCCGCCACGAAGCCGGGAGGAGGCGAGGCCAAGGCCGACAAGGGCGAGATCGCGCTGCGGGGCGCCATGGTGCCGGACGGGCTCTGGCAGAAGGCCGAACGCCCGATGCTGCGCGAGAAGGCGGCCGAGGGCGACGGATGGGTGCGGACCGGCCTCGGCGCGACCCTGACGGCCGAGGATCCGACGCGTTTCGTGCTGGCGGCCCGGACGGCCGACATCGGCGGGCGCGGGGCCCTCGACATCGACCTCGGCCTGCTCGACCGCATCTTCCTGGCGGCCGGCGACCTGATCGACGCCGCCGCCATTCCGATCCAACGGCCGGACGGGTCGGAGCGGATCGCGGCCGCGGTCGTGCCCCGCCCCGGGTCGCGGTTCGACAGGGCCGGCTACCTGGCCGACCTGGCGGGCCTGAGCCTCGGCCTGCACCGGATGCCGGTCGAGGTCTTCACGGTGCCGGCGATCGCGCGCGCGCCGTCCGGCCGGGTCCTGCGCGCCGGCATGGCCTCGCGGCTGGCGCCGGCCGGTTAA
- a CDS encoding invasion associated locus B family protein: MADRSKREAGRMIARFGAVACMALGAAALPTLAVAQTPPAAAPTAPAAPKPAAPAAKPAAPAAKPAEAAKAPEVDGAKLQPGQPNPWVKLCSKDPEGRDICLIAQELRTEDGQVVGSVALREISGDPKKMLLIAVPPNYLVQPGLRIGVDKGKREEAKYTICFPNACYAEMPVSDPFIAGMKKGQVLVVTTLNLQEKPQNFPFGLAGFKESHEGPGIDPTKDPQSQAQLEQELQKRAEELRQKLSADKPKP; encoded by the coding sequence ATGGCAGACAGGAGCAAGCGCGAGGCGGGTCGGATGATCGCGAGGTTCGGCGCCGTCGCCTGCATGGCGCTCGGCGCCGCGGCGCTGCCGACCCTGGCTGTCGCGCAGACCCCGCCCGCCGCCGCGCCGACCGCCCCGGCTGCCCCGAAGCCCGCCGCTCCCGCCGCCAAGCCGGCGGCGCCAGCCGCCAAGCCCGCGGAGGCCGCCAAGGCTCCGGAGGTCGACGGCGCCAAGCTGCAGCCCGGCCAGCCGAACCCTTGGGTCAAGCTCTGCTCCAAGGACCCCGAGGGCCGTGATATCTGCCTGATCGCGCAGGAGTTGCGCACCGAGGACGGCCAGGTGGTCGGCTCGGTCGCGCTCCGCGAGATCTCGGGCGACCCGAAGAAGATGCTGCTGATCGCCGTCCCGCCGAACTACCTGGTCCAGCCCGGCCTCCGCATCGGCGTGGACAAGGGCAAGCGCGAGGAGGCGAAGTACACGATCTGCTTCCCCAACGCCTGCTATGCCGAGATGCCGGTCTCCGATCCCTTCATCGCGGGCATGAAGAAGGGCCAGGTGCTGGTCGTCACCACCCTGAACCTGCAGGAGAAGCCGCAGAACTTCCCCTTCGGCCTCGCCGGCTTCAAGGAGTCGCACGAGGGCCCGGGCATCGACCCGACCAAGGACCCGCAGTCCCAGGCCCAGCTCGAGCAGGAGCTGCAGAAGCGCGCCGAGGAGCTGCGCCAGAAGCTGTCGGCCGACAAGCCGAAGCCGTGA
- a CDS encoding glycosyltransferase family 2 protein → MTMYPVELALRGAPGPVFSVVLPMRNESRGLDRLFARLVPVLLGLGHPFEIVAVDDGSLDDTLARLKALRATVPGLKVISLSRNFGKEIAVTAGLARTSGRAVILMDSDLQHPPEGIPALVEPWEKESVAIVYARRVGLDRGGLTRRMMTRTFYRLFDMMSEVKIDRETGDFMLIDRKVVDAFLAMPERNRFNRGLLAWAGFQARTVPVAMQARESGASQWGILKLVRLAMNAITSFGTLPLRIWTYLGTAVSLLALATGMYFFIRTLLFGADVPGYPSLIVGLMLSAGIQLIGLGIIGEYIGHVFSEVKRRPLYFVQEAVGFDEASAAEGQGIATPAPAPAADAQTPAANGAGDRS, encoded by the coding sequence ATGACGATGTATCCGGTCGAGCTGGCGCTGAGGGGCGCCCCGGGGCCGGTCTTTTCCGTGGTCCTGCCGATGCGCAACGAGTCGCGCGGCCTCGACCGCCTGTTCGCCCGCCTCGTTCCGGTGCTGCTGGGGCTCGGCCACCCGTTCGAGATCGTCGCCGTCGACGACGGGTCGCTCGACGACACCCTGGCGCGGCTGAAGGCCCTGCGCGCGACCGTGCCGGGCCTCAAGGTCATCAGCCTGTCGCGCAATTTCGGCAAGGAGATCGCGGTCACGGCGGGACTGGCCCGGACGTCCGGGCGCGCGGTCATCCTGATGGACTCGGACCTGCAGCATCCGCCCGAGGGGATTCCGGCGCTGGTCGAGCCCTGGGAGAAGGAGAGCGTGGCGATCGTCTACGCCCGCCGGGTCGGGCTCGACCGCGGCGGCCTGACGCGGCGCATGATGACGCGCACCTTCTACCGGCTCTTCGACATGATGAGCGAGGTGAAGATCGACCGCGAGACCGGCGACTTCATGCTCATCGACCGCAAGGTGGTGGACGCCTTCCTGGCCATGCCCGAGCGCAACCGCTTCAACCGCGGCCTGCTGGCCTGGGCCGGGTTCCAGGCCCGCACCGTGCCGGTCGCCATGCAGGCGCGCGAGAGCGGGGCGAGCCAGTGGGGCATCCTGAAGCTCGTGCGGCTCGCCATGAACGCCATCACGTCCTTCGGCACCCTGCCGCTCAGGATCTGGACCTACCTCGGCACGGCGGTCTCGCTGCTGGCGCTGGCGACCGGCATGTATTTCTTCATCCGGACGCTGCTCTTCGGCGCCGACGTCCCGGGCTACCCGTCCCTGATCGTCGGCCTCATGCTGTCGGCCGGCATCCAGCTCATCGGGCTCGGCATCATCGGGGAGTATATCGGCCACGTCTTCTCCGAGGTGAAGCGCCGGCCGCTCTATTTCGTGCAAGAGGCCGTGGGCTTCGACGAGGCTTCGGCCGCGGAGGGACAGGGGATCGCCACGCCCGCCCCGGCGCCCGCCGCCGACGCGCAGACACCAGCCGCCAACGGGGCCGGCGACCGGTCATGA